Proteins found in one Podarcis muralis chromosome 5, rPodMur119.hap1.1, whole genome shotgun sequence genomic segment:
- the PTK6 gene encoding protein-tyrosine kinase 6 isoform X1 has product MARDLLAPEAHHKTGSFSPPGKKGLQLACLDTMSSKPAPPWRSRSCLYTSLWDFKAMTETELSFRAGDLFQVIEKKGEWWWAKKLDPSRTGYEEGYVPYNYLAKQETMEAEPWFFGQISRSETVHRLMSEENMVGAFLIRISEKKGAEYVLSVRDESLVRHYKILRNDQGAYYMNATRSFPDLLSLVEYYKEKALTHGLRLLTPCYKQEPTAMPHWDDWERPKEEFRLAQKLGAGYFGEVYEGYWKDRVRVAIKVLPRADLTYQDMFKNEIEAMKKLRHKHILSLYAISTRGDPVYIITEIMSKGNLLEFLRGSEGEHLQIAELVDMASQVADGMCYLETQKFIHRDLAARNILVGENNICKVGDFGMARLIKDNVYESYSHNVPYKWTAPEALSHGRYSVKSDVWSFGILLYEIMTLGQNPYPGMTNSEVFKHVQTGFRMHCPLNCPATMYNIMCACWDLNPKERPDFKQLRGQLQSFTMYENPE; this is encoded by the exons ATGGCAAGAGaccttttggcacctgaggctcaCCACAAAACGGGGTCcttctccccaccagggaagaaggg CCTTCAGCTTGCCTGCCTTGACACCATGAGTTCCAAGCCTGCGCCCCCATGGAGATCCAGGAGTTGCCTTTACACCAGCCTGTGGGACTTCAAAGCCATGACGGAGACAGAACTGAGCTTCCGGGCTGGAGATCTCTTCCAAGTGATCGAGAAGAAAGGAGAGTGGTGGTGGGCCAAGAAGCTGGATCCGTCCCGGACGGGTTACGAAGAAGGCTATGTGCCTTACAACTACTTGGCCAAGCAGgagactatggaggcagagcc GTGGTTCTTTGGGCAGATCTCCCGTTCTGAAACAGTCCACCGGCTGATGTCAGAAGAGAATATGGTCGGGGCCTTCCTAATCCGTATCAGCGAGAAAAAGGGTGCTGAGTATGTTTTGTCAG TCCGAGATGAGTCACTGGTGAGGCACTACAAGATCTTGCGCAACGACCAGGGAGCTTACTACATGAACGCCACACGCTCCTTCCCAGATCTGCTCTCCCTCGTCGAGTATTACAAAGAGAAAGCGCTCACCCACGGGCTGAGACTCTTGACCCCGTGCTACAAG CAAGAGCCCACGGCGATGCCGCACTGGGACGACTGGGAGAGGCCAAAGGAAGAGTTCCGCCTTGCCCAGAAACTGGGCGCAGGTTACTTTGGAGAAGTCTATGAAGGatactggaaggacagagtcAGAGTTGCGATCAAAGTGCTCCCCAGAG CTGATCTGACGTACCAGGACATGTTCAAAAACGAAATTGAGGCGATGAAGAAGCTGAGGCACAAGCACATCCTCTCCCTCTACGCCATCTCGACTCGTGGGGACCCCGTCTACATCATCACGGAGATCATGAGCAAAGGGAACCTCCTAGAATTCCTCCGAG gttccgAAGGGGAGCACCTGCAGATAGCAGAGCTGGTGGACATGGCGTCCCAGGTAGCAGATGGCATGTGCTACCTGGAGACGCAGAAATTCATCCACCGAGACCTCGCTGCCAGGAACATCCTGGTCGGAGAGAACAACATCTGCAAAGTGGGAGATTTTGGGATGGCCAGGCTGATCAAG GACAACGTTTACGAATCTTACTCCCACAACGTCCCCTACAAATGGACGGCACCGGAAGCCCTTTCCCACGGCCGCTACTCCGTCAAATCCGACGTTTGGTCCTTTGGAATTCTCCTGTATGAAATCATGACCCTTGGCCAGAACCCATATCCAG GTATGACCAACAGTGAAGTTTTCAAGCACGTCCAGACCGGTTTCCGGATGCACTGCCCACTCAATTGTCCTGCCACAATGTACAACATCATGTGCGCATGCTGGGACCTGAACCCAAAAGAGAGGCCAGACTTCAAGCAGCTCCGAGGGCAGCTCCAGAGTTTCACCATGTACGAGAACCCGGAATGA
- the PTK6 gene encoding protein-tyrosine kinase 6 isoform X2: MSSKPAPPWRSRSCLYTSLWDFKAMTETELSFRAGDLFQVIEKKGEWWWAKKLDPSRTGYEEGYVPYNYLAKQETMEAEPWFFGQISRSETVHRLMSEENMVGAFLIRISEKKGAEYVLSVRDESLVRHYKILRNDQGAYYMNATRSFPDLLSLVEYYKEKALTHGLRLLTPCYKQEPTAMPHWDDWERPKEEFRLAQKLGAGYFGEVYEGYWKDRVRVAIKVLPRADLTYQDMFKNEIEAMKKLRHKHILSLYAISTRGDPVYIITEIMSKGNLLEFLRGSEGEHLQIAELVDMASQVADGMCYLETQKFIHRDLAARNILVGENNICKVGDFGMARLIKDNVYESYSHNVPYKWTAPEALSHGRYSVKSDVWSFGILLYEIMTLGQNPYPGMTNSEVFKHVQTGFRMHCPLNCPATMYNIMCACWDLNPKERPDFKQLRGQLQSFTMYENPE, translated from the exons ATGAGTTCCAAGCCTGCGCCCCCATGGAGATCCAGGAGTTGCCTTTACACCAGCCTGTGGGACTTCAAAGCCATGACGGAGACAGAACTGAGCTTCCGGGCTGGAGATCTCTTCCAAGTGATCGAGAAGAAAGGAGAGTGGTGGTGGGCCAAGAAGCTGGATCCGTCCCGGACGGGTTACGAAGAAGGCTATGTGCCTTACAACTACTTGGCCAAGCAGgagactatggaggcagagcc GTGGTTCTTTGGGCAGATCTCCCGTTCTGAAACAGTCCACCGGCTGATGTCAGAAGAGAATATGGTCGGGGCCTTCCTAATCCGTATCAGCGAGAAAAAGGGTGCTGAGTATGTTTTGTCAG TCCGAGATGAGTCACTGGTGAGGCACTACAAGATCTTGCGCAACGACCAGGGAGCTTACTACATGAACGCCACACGCTCCTTCCCAGATCTGCTCTCCCTCGTCGAGTATTACAAAGAGAAAGCGCTCACCCACGGGCTGAGACTCTTGACCCCGTGCTACAAG CAAGAGCCCACGGCGATGCCGCACTGGGACGACTGGGAGAGGCCAAAGGAAGAGTTCCGCCTTGCCCAGAAACTGGGCGCAGGTTACTTTGGAGAAGTCTATGAAGGatactggaaggacagagtcAGAGTTGCGATCAAAGTGCTCCCCAGAG CTGATCTGACGTACCAGGACATGTTCAAAAACGAAATTGAGGCGATGAAGAAGCTGAGGCACAAGCACATCCTCTCCCTCTACGCCATCTCGACTCGTGGGGACCCCGTCTACATCATCACGGAGATCATGAGCAAAGGGAACCTCCTAGAATTCCTCCGAG gttccgAAGGGGAGCACCTGCAGATAGCAGAGCTGGTGGACATGGCGTCCCAGGTAGCAGATGGCATGTGCTACCTGGAGACGCAGAAATTCATCCACCGAGACCTCGCTGCCAGGAACATCCTGGTCGGAGAGAACAACATCTGCAAAGTGGGAGATTTTGGGATGGCCAGGCTGATCAAG GACAACGTTTACGAATCTTACTCCCACAACGTCCCCTACAAATGGACGGCACCGGAAGCCCTTTCCCACGGCCGCTACTCCGTCAAATCCGACGTTTGGTCCTTTGGAATTCTCCTGTATGAAATCATGACCCTTGGCCAGAACCCATATCCAG GTATGACCAACAGTGAAGTTTTCAAGCACGTCCAGACCGGTTTCCGGATGCACTGCCCACTCAATTGTCCTGCCACAATGTACAACATCATGTGCGCATGCTGGGACCTGAACCCAAAAGAGAGGCCAGACTTCAAGCAGCTCCGAGGGCAGCTCCAGAGTTTCACCATGTACGAGAACCCGGAATGA